The Dermacentor albipictus isolate Rhodes 1998 colony chromosome 2, USDA_Dalb.pri_finalv2, whole genome shotgun sequence genome has a segment encoding these proteins:
- the Mdh2 gene encoding malate dehydrogenase, mitochondrial, translating into MFSRVPRNLLNSVCVSAQRNFSVTSKNNVKVAVLGASGGIGQPLSLLLKQHPGITYLSLYDIAHTPGVAADLSHINTRAQVKGFMGNDQLNESLKGMEIVVIPAGVPRKPGMTRDDLFNTNASIVRDLAEACTQQCPKAMLCIISNPVNSTVPIASEVFKKRGVYDPNRIFGVTTLDIVRANAFVAQAKGLDPASVTVPVVGGHSGVTIVPLLSQATPSVSFPQPELEALTKRIQEAGTEVVQAKAGAGSATLSMAFAGARFVFSLISAIQGKEGVVECAFIKSSETEATYFSTPLLLGKNGVAKNLGLGKLSQYESELVKTALPELKANIKKGEDFAKK; encoded by the exons ATGTTCTCCCGGGTGCCCAGAAATCTTCTCAACTCCGTTTGCGTCTCGGCGCAGAGGAACTTCTCCGTCACCTCAAAG AACAATGTCAAGGTGGCAGTTCTGGGTGCCAGCGGTGGCATCGGGCAGCCGCTGTCACTGTTGCTCAAGCAGCACCCCGGCATCACATACCTCTCCCTGTACGACATTGCACACACACCTGGTGTTGCAGCCGATTTGAGCCACATCAACACACGGGCCCAGGTCAAAGGCTTCATGGGAAACGATCAGCTCAAT GAGTCACTGAAGGGCATGGAGATTGTGGTGATCCCGGCTGGTGTGCCTCGCAAGCCCGGCATGACACGGGATGACCTGTTCAACACCAATGCGTCCATTGTGCGGGACCTGGCCGAAGCCTGCACCCAGCAGTGCCCAAAAGCCATGCTCTGCATCATCTCGAACCCTGTCAACTCCACCGTGCCCATTGCATCTGAAGTGTTCAAGAAGCGTGGAGTCTATGACCCCAACCGCATCTTTGGTGTCACGACCCTGGACATAGTTCGTGCCAATGCTTTCGTGGCACAGGCAAAG GGTCTTGACCCAGCCAGCGTCACTGTCCCAGTAGTGGGTGGACACTCTGGTGTCACAATCGTGCCGCTACTGTCACAAGCAACGCCCTCCGTCAGCTTTCCACAGCCCGAGTTGGAGGCACTCACCAAGCGTATTCAGGAGGCTGGCACCGAAGTGGTCCAAGCTAAGGCCGGCGCT GGCTCTGCAACCCTGTCCATGGCATTTGCTGGTGCCAGATTTGTATTCTCG CTCATCTCTGCTATTCAAGGGAAGGAAGGAGTAGTGGAATGCGCATTCATCAAGTCTTCCGAGACCGAAGCCACATATTTCTCAACCCCTCTTCTTCTtggc AAAAATGGCGTAGCGAAGAACCTTGGCCTCGGCAAGCTCTCCCAGTACGAATCTGAGCTTGTGAAGACGGCACTACCAGAGCTGAAGGCCAACATCAAGAAGGGAGAGGACTTTGCCAAGAAGTAA